A window of the Lactobacillus gasseri ATCC 33323 = JCM 1131 genome harbors these coding sequences:
- the galU gene encoding UTP--glucose-1-phosphate uridylyltransferase GalU: protein MKVRKAVIPAAGLGTRFLPATKAMPKEMVPIVDKPTIQFIVEEAKKSGIEDILIVTGKNKRSIEDHFDANPELEQDLEEKGKTELLHLTQSITNLGVNLYYTRQPHPAGLGDAILRARSFVGDEPFAVMLGDDLMDDKVPLTKQLIDRYDKTHASTIAVMPVPHEEVSKYGVIDPDNEIEPGLINVKAFVEKPDVDKAPSDYAIIGRYLLTPEIFDILAHQKPGRGGEIQLTDAIDTMNKTQRVFAHVFNGERHDVGNKEGYLETSIEYGLSHPQIKDDLRKYIIAMGQKLQNEDKKTNKKK, encoded by the coding sequence ATGAAAGTAAGAAAAGCAGTTATTCCAGCAGCTGGATTAGGTACTAGATTTTTACCTGCAACTAAGGCTATGCCTAAGGAAATGGTACCAATTGTTGATAAACCAACAATTCAATTTATCGTAGAAGAAGCTAAAAAATCAGGAATTGAAGATATCTTGATTGTTACTGGTAAGAACAAGCGCTCAATTGAAGATCACTTTGACGCTAACCCAGAACTAGAACAAGATTTGGAAGAAAAGGGTAAGACTGAACTTTTACACTTGACCCAATCAATTACTAATTTAGGTGTTAACCTTTACTACACTCGTCAACCACATCCAGCTGGTTTAGGAGATGCGATTTTAAGAGCTCGCAGCTTCGTTGGGGATGAACCATTTGCTGTTATGCTTGGTGACGACTTAATGGACGACAAGGTTCCACTAACTAAGCAATTAATTGATCGCTACGATAAGACACATGCATCAACTATTGCTGTTATGCCTGTACCACATGAAGAAGTTTCTAAGTACGGTGTTATCGATCCAGATAACGAAATTGAACCAGGCTTGATTAACGTTAAAGCCTTTGTTGAAAAGCCAGATGTTGATAAAGCTCCTAGTGATTACGCAATCATTGGTCGTTACTTATTAACTCCAGAAATTTTTGATATTTTAGCACATCAAAAACCTGGTCGTGGTGGCGAAATTCAATTAACTGACGCTATTGATACTATGAACAAGACTCAACGAGTATTTGCTCATGTATTTAACGGTGAACGTCACGATGTTGGTAACAAGGAAGGTTACCTTGAAACCTCAATTGAATATGGTTTATCTCACCCACAAATTAAAGATGATTTACGTAAGTACATCATTGCAATGGGGCAAAAATTACAAAATGAAGATAAAAAGACTAATAAGAAAAAATAA
- a CDS encoding YihY/virulence factor BrkB family protein, whose protein sequence is MKSFLNQTKNRITEFFQLLSKYISQGEINQTSIIIAYYVLLSIFPIIIIIGNVLPLFSIDTKPIARYLELIFPSQVSSLIMPIINALLKKHSSGFISLGIVIAIWSLSCLVNSVRLAANKIYGVDKKEKGKSWWNYLLARTFTFALSVILVAGFSIIIFVFTFGRQIMEFLAPIFNLSLWWVYKLENYRWPIIILMTVIINLYINYVIPNISVQKRVVWPGVCFTVASWGALSYFFGLYLRQFGTRWQNYGIVGSFIIFMLWLNIGSFLLLLGICINATGDELKDRKIEYSRSPILRIFRKNKKLPK, encoded by the coding sequence ATGAAATCTTTTCTCAATCAGACTAAAAACCGTATAACAGAATTTTTTCAATTATTATCTAAATATATTAGCCAAGGCGAGATAAATCAGACTTCGATTATTATCGCTTATTATGTACTGCTTAGTATTTTCCCAATTATCATTATTATTGGAAATGTCTTGCCCTTATTTAGTATTGATACAAAACCGATTGCTCGCTACCTTGAATTAATTTTTCCATCACAAGTTTCAAGTTTGATTATGCCCATTATTAATGCTTTATTGAAAAAGCATTCAAGTGGCTTTATTTCTTTGGGTATTGTGATTGCAATTTGGTCTTTAAGTTGTTTAGTGAACTCAGTTCGTTTAGCTGCAAATAAAATTTATGGCGTTGATAAAAAAGAAAAAGGAAAGTCATGGTGGAACTATTTACTTGCTAGGACCTTCACCTTTGCACTTTCTGTAATTTTAGTGGCTGGCTTTTCCATCATAATCTTTGTATTTACCTTTGGTAGACAGATTATGGAATTTCTAGCTCCAATTTTTAATCTATCGTTATGGTGGGTATATAAATTGGAAAATTATCGCTGGCCAATTATCATTTTAATGACAGTTATTATCAACTTGTATATTAACTATGTTATTCCAAATATCAGCGTTCAAAAGCGGGTAGTATGGCCCGGGGTTTGTTTCACTGTAGCTAGCTGGGGTGCCTTGTCTTATTTCTTTGGTTTGTATTTAAGACAGTTTGGAACGCGCTGGCAAAATTATGGAATTGTCGGTTCATTTATAATTTTTATGTTATGGCTTAATATAGGTTCATTCTTACTTTTGTTAGGTATTTGTATTAATGCTACAGGGGATGAACTAAAAGATAGAAAAATTGAATACAGTCGTAGCCCGATTTTGAGAATTTTTAGAAAAAATAAGAAATTACCTAAATAA
- a CDS encoding phage holin, which translates to MSFEQIGDMLVVAVSVVIAIIFYVYSKNKIAIDKKAMQGDALAKAEKMIANSANAIVYQTEKEGGSGKDKLLAAFNYLIAILDLAHLPHPSTAYIKGEIEKSVTTMKQTKNFVDSMQTLTKEDDAAKQLKSKTIVGELKEVKK; encoded by the coding sequence ATGAGCTTTGAACAAATTGGCGATATGTTAGTTGTTGCTGTATCAGTAGTTATAGCAATCATCTTTTATGTTTATTCAAAAAATAAGATTGCTATTGATAAAAAAGCTATGCAAGGCGATGCACTAGCTAAAGCTGAAAAAATGATTGCTAATTCAGCAAATGCAATCGTATATCAAACTGAAAAAGAGGGCGGTTCAGGTAAGGATAAGCTGTTAGCAGCTTTTAATTACTTAATCGCTATTTTAGATTTGGCGCACTTACCGCATCCCTCAACAGCTTATATCAAAGGCGAGATTGAGAAGTCGGTTACTACGATGAAGCAAACGAAAAACTTTGTTGATAGTATGCAAACACTGACTAAGGAAGACGATGCAGCCAAACAATTGAAAAGTAAGACCATTGTTGGCGAATTGAAAGAAGTAAAGAAGTAG
- a CDS encoding GH25 family lysozyme → MVEVAKRSYGVDVSSHNNGNYSGSKFAVVKVSEGLDYRNPKAQSQVSTARANSMLPMAYHYARFSGNSNVAIQEGNYAVTSAKAVGLEAGTYLACDYEQGSGNETRGDRETNTTAILSFLDTIVGAGYKPLLYSGAYLMRDKINTSRILAKYPNCLWVAAYPSGNGTAVSEPNFGYFPSMNGVAIWQFTDNWRGLNVDGNISLIDLKNDSKPVAQPSVAQSASEKTWTDVQGMTWHEEHGTFITGGAINLRWGANTQSTLITTLPAGSEVKYNAWARDSAGRVWLQQPRENGKNGYLVGRVGSEPWGTFK, encoded by the coding sequence ATGGTTGAAGTAGCTAAAAGAAGTTACGGTGTAGATGTATCAAGTCATAACAACGGCAATTATTCCGGATCGAAATTTGCCGTTGTTAAAGTGTCAGAGGGCTTAGATTATCGTAATCCTAAAGCACAATCTCAAGTATCTACTGCAAGAGCTAATAGTATGTTGCCAATGGCTTATCACTATGCGAGGTTTAGTGGCAATAGTAACGTAGCAATTCAAGAAGGTAACTATGCAGTTACTTCTGCAAAAGCTGTTGGTCTTGAGGCAGGTACTTACTTAGCTTGTGACTATGAACAAGGAAGTGGAAACGAAACTAGAGGAGATCGTGAAACTAATACGACTGCTATCTTATCTTTCTTAGATACTATTGTGGGTGCTGGTTATAAGCCTTTACTATACTCAGGCGCTTATCTTATGAGAGACAAAATTAATACTTCTAGAATTTTAGCCAAGTATCCTAATTGTTTGTGGGTAGCAGCATATCCATCAGGTAATGGTACTGCGGTAAGTGAACCAAACTTTGGCTACTTTCCATCAATGAACGGAGTAGCAATTTGGCAATTTACCGATAACTGGCGTGGGTTAAATGTTGACGGAAACATCAGCTTGATTGATCTAAAAAATGATAGCAAACCAGTAGCTCAGCCATCTGTTGCACAATCAGCATCAGAAAAAACATGGACTGATGTACAAGGTATGACTTGGCATGAAGAACATGGTACTTTCATCACTGGTGGAGCGATTAATCTTCGCTGGGGCGCTAATACGCAAAGCACACTGATTACCACCTTACCAGCAGGTTCAGAAGTTAAATACAATGCTTGGGCTAGAGATAGTGCTGGGCGTGTATGGTTACAGCAACCGAGAGAAAATGGTAAGAATGGCTATTTAGTTGGTCGTGTCGGCAGTGAGCCGTGGGGAACTTTCAAATAA
- the map gene encoding type I methionyl aminopeptidase — MITIKSKRELQGMQKSGRVLAAMFEGLRDVIKPGISTWEIEEFAQDFMKKHGGRLSEQGFEGYKYGTCISVNDEIAHAIPRKDKILKEGDLVSVDVTCNVDGYETDSCTTYGVGEISAEDQKLMDVTKKAMYMGIDQAVVGNRIGDIGSVIQNYVENENGYGDVRELVGHGIQPSIHEDPEVPHWGKAGHGLRLREGMTITVEPMVEAGGDWRIEQKTVSDPNDDWVYYATPDGSKAAQFEHTFAITPDGPKILTLQKPYDGYEKYLPHFLDED, encoded by the coding sequence ATGATAACAATTAAGTCAAAACGCGAATTGCAAGGAATGCAAAAATCTGGTCGCGTTTTAGCAGCAATGTTTGAAGGTTTACGTGACGTGATTAAACCTGGAATTTCTACTTGGGAAATTGAAGAATTTGCACAGGATTTTATGAAAAAACATGGTGGTCGTCTTTCAGAACAAGGCTTTGAAGGATATAAGTATGGTACTTGTATTAGTGTCAATGACGAAATTGCGCATGCAATTCCTCGAAAAGATAAGATCTTAAAAGAAGGCGACTTAGTTAGTGTTGACGTAACTTGTAACGTCGATGGCTATGAAACTGACTCATGCACTACTTATGGTGTTGGCGAAATTTCTGCTGAAGATCAAAAATTAATGGATGTTACTAAAAAAGCAATGTACATGGGAATTGACCAAGCTGTTGTGGGTAATCGTATTGGTGACATTGGTAGCGTTATTCAAAATTACGTTGAGAATGAAAATGGTTATGGTGATGTACGAGAACTTGTAGGCCACGGAATTCAACCATCTATTCACGAAGATCCAGAAGTTCCTCACTGGGGTAAGGCAGGTCACGGTTTACGTTTGCGTGAAGGAATGACTATTACAGTTGAACCAATGGTTGAAGCAGGTGGGGACTGGAGAATTGAACAAAAGACTGTTTCAGATCCAAACGATGACTGGGTATACTACGCAACTCCAGATGGATCAAAAGCAGCACAATTTGAGCATACTTTTGCTATCACTCCAGATGGTCCAAAGATCTTAACTTTACAAAAGCCATATGATGGTTATGAAAAGTATCTTCCTCACTTTTTAGATGAAGATTAA
- a CDS encoding GtrA family protein: MTKRHHKRKGQKITQEQLRELGGRLVARHRNFYVYVIFCFLAAVINIVCFLLFHNVWKIPVIYANTIAFIISNLASFSFNKHSVFIQNVDKQHGVVYQLCLFFIYRIISLIPDNLIMLVGISWLHWNALFVKIVDQILVGIFNYLTTKSIFLNTSSKFAKRFKDHFNKKY, translated from the coding sequence ATGACTAAAAGGCATCATAAAAGAAAGGGGCAAAAAATTACCCAAGAGCAATTAAGAGAGCTTGGAGGTAGACTTGTTGCCAGACACCGAAACTTTTATGTTTATGTTATCTTTTGTTTTCTTGCAGCAGTCATTAATATTGTCTGCTTTCTTTTATTTCATAATGTTTGGAAAATTCCAGTAATTTATGCTAACACGATCGCCTTCATTATTTCTAATTTAGCCTCTTTTTCTTTTAATAAACATAGCGTATTTATCCAAAATGTTGATAAGCAGCACGGCGTTGTCTACCAACTATGTTTATTCTTTATTTACCGAATTATCAGTTTGATTCCTGATAACTTGATTATGTTAGTTGGTATTTCCTGGCTTCACTGGAATGCTCTTTTTGTAAAAATTGTCGATCAAATTTTAGTAGGTATTTTTAACTACTTAACTACTAAATCAATTTTTCTTAATACTAGTAGTAAGTTTGCTAAAAGGTTTAAAGATCATTTTAATAAGAAATACTGA
- a CDS encoding flavodoxin, translating to MKAQIVFASMTGNDEDMAEILEENLQDAGFDVKNIDVSFADATSYLDADLCVMVTYTYGEGVMTDELKDFYDQLITLDLSGKKFAVMGSGDKTYKDHYCENVDDFEKAFIKCGAVEVAKPVKIENAVDDEDIDLIDQATEEIVEAFND from the coding sequence ATGAAAGCACAGATTGTCTTTGCCAGTATGACTGGTAATGATGAAGATATGGCGGAGATTTTAGAAGAGAATTTACAAGATGCAGGTTTTGACGTTAAAAATATCGACGTCAGCTTTGCAGATGCTACTTCTTATCTTGATGCTGACCTTTGCGTAATGGTTACTTATACATACGGCGAAGGCGTTATGACTGATGAATTAAAAGACTTTTATGATCAACTAATTACGCTTGACCTTTCTGGCAAAAAATTTGCTGTTATGGGTTCAGGAGACAAAACATATAAAGATCACTATTGCGAAAATGTAGATGATTTCGAAAAAGCATTTATTAAATGCGGTGCAGTTGAAGTAGCTAAACCAGTTAAAATTGAAAATGCTGTTGACGATGAGGATATCGACTTAATCGATCAAGCTACTGAAGAAATAGTTGAGGCATTTAATGACTAA
- the wecB gene encoding non-hydrolyzing UDP-N-acetylglucosamine 2-epimerase, with amino-acid sequence MKKIKVMTVFGTRPEAIKMAPLVLKLKQDERFEEITVVSAQHREMLDQVLDIFKIKPDYDFNIMHKNQTLEDITSKVLMDMAKVIKTEHPDIVLVHGDTTTSFAAGLATFYEQTTLGHVEAGLRTWNKYSPFPEEMNRQMTDDLADLYFAPTELSKKNLIKENHPSDNIYVTGNTAIDALEQTVKKDYHHDVLDEIKPGNRAILVTMHRRENQGEPMRRVFKVMKQVVDSYDDVEIIYPVHLSPRVQAVAKEVLGGDPRIHLIKPLDVVDFHNLAKRSYFIMTDSGGVQEEAPSLGKPVLVLRDTTERPEGVEAGTLKLVGTEVDKVHDEMIRLLEDKKAYDEMANAKNPYGDGKASDRIMNAIAYYFDKEHNQKPADFR; translated from the coding sequence ATGAAGAAAATAAAAGTAATGACCGTGTTTGGAACTAGGCCAGAGGCTATTAAGATGGCTCCCTTGGTGTTAAAGTTAAAACAAGATGAGCGTTTTGAAGAGATAACAGTAGTAAGTGCGCAACACCGTGAAATGCTTGATCAGGTGTTAGATATTTTTAAGATCAAACCGGATTATGATTTTAATATCATGCATAAAAACCAAACTTTGGAAGATATTACTTCAAAAGTATTGATGGATATGGCAAAAGTAATTAAAACTGAACATCCAGATATTGTTTTGGTTCATGGTGATACAACCACTAGCTTTGCGGCTGGTCTTGCAACTTTTTATGAACAAACTACTTTAGGTCATGTTGAAGCAGGTCTGAGAACCTGGAATAAATACTCACCATTTCCTGAAGAAATGAATCGGCAAATGACAGATGATTTAGCAGATTTGTATTTTGCACCAACTGAATTAAGTAAAAAGAATTTAATTAAAGAAAATCATCCAAGCGATAATATTTATGTTACTGGAAATACGGCAATTGATGCATTAGAGCAAACAGTTAAAAAAGATTATCACCATGACGTTCTTGATGAGATTAAACCTGGCAATAGAGCTATTTTAGTTACTATGCACCGCAGGGAAAATCAAGGCGAGCCAATGCGGCGCGTCTTTAAGGTGATGAAGCAGGTAGTTGATAGTTATGATGATGTAGAAATCATTTACCCAGTTCATCTTTCACCAAGGGTACAAGCAGTCGCAAAAGAAGTATTAGGCGGCGACCCTAGAATTCATTTGATTAAGCCACTTGATGTAGTTGATTTTCATAATTTAGCTAAAAGAAGTTACTTTATTATGACTGATTCAGGTGGTGTGCAAGAAGAAGCCCCTTCTCTTGGCAAACCGGTATTAGTTTTACGTGATACGACTGAACGCCCAGAGGGTGTTGAAGCAGGAACCCTGAAGCTTGTAGGTACTGAGGTAGATAAGGTTCATGATGAAATGATTCGTTTACTTGAAGATAAGAAAGCCTATGATGAAATGGCCAATGCTAAAAATCCTTACGGAGATGGTAAGGCTTCAGATCGAATTATGAATGCAATTGCTTATTATTTTGATAAAGAACATAATCAAAAGCCAGCAGATTTTAGATAA
- a CDS encoding XkdX family protein, with protein sequence MFDFDFSSIYSNLESLCKSSLDNGYFTDNTIAGFVQQGTFDADGYKRITGDDYVAGDQNTVANG encoded by the coding sequence ATGTTTGATTTTGATTTCAGTTCTATCTATTCAAACCTTGAAAGTTTATGTAAATCATCTCTAGACAATGGGTATTTCACAGACAACACAATTGCGGGATTTGTTCAGCAAGGAACATTTGATGCAGATGGATATAAGAGAATTACGGGTGATGATTATGTTGCAGGAGATCAAAATACTGTGGCAAACGGCTAA
- a CDS encoding type I toxin-antitoxin system Fst family toxin, with amino-acid sequence MSSLKDFLTLVVAPILVGMVKSLFDHWLDDRRNNKKHK; translated from the coding sequence GTGAGTTCGTTGAAGGATTTTCTAACTTTAGTTGTAGCTCCAATTCTTGTGGGAATGGTGAAATCACTATTCGATCACTGGCTGGATGATCGGCGTAACAACAAAAAACATAAATAG